The Watersipora subatra chromosome 1, tzWatSuba1.1, whole genome shotgun sequence genome has a window encoding:
- the LOC137391058 gene encoding protein FAM200A-like, translating into MLGRLFELRLEVMKFLANKGQHEHLAAMKADNYVFETAYLVDIFASLNKLKLQGSNRHVLAFHDSIDAFKAKLVLWHTCTGNTVSFPTLTELLEDKPAPGSLVATSTEHLSDLITELGCYFPELPSGKNKMLNITRNPFQRTVEEILKELQ; encoded by the coding sequence ATGTTAGGCAGGCTCTTTGAGCTACGACTGGAGGTTATGAAATTTCTTGCAAATAAAGGTCAGCATGAACATTTAGCAGCCATGAAAGCCGATAACTATGTATTTGAGACTGCATACCTGGTTGATATATTTGCCTCACTAAACAAGTTGAAGTTACAAGGGAGCAATCGTCATGTCCTTGCCTTTCATGacagcattgatgctttcaaagcGAAGCTGGTACTGTGGCATACCTGCACTGGGAACACAGTATCCTTTCCCACCCTCACTGAATTATTGGAAGACAAACCTGctcctggtagtctagtggcaACCAGTACTGAACATCTGTCTGATCTCATAACAGAACTTGGATGCTACTTCCCTGAGCTACCTTCAGGAAAAAATAAGATGCTCAACATCACACGAAATCCATTTCAACGCACTGTTGAAGAAATTCTGAAGGAGCTACAATAG